The following proteins are encoded in a genomic region of Montipora foliosa isolate CH-2021 chromosome 8, ASM3666993v2, whole genome shotgun sequence:
- the LOC138013347 gene encoding switch-associated protein 70-like — MEENGEIEELQPVQLETVVLNSIRHSFQTLDEANSGRVAKSQLQVLCASICLDIGSIYDAQHLTDFKHPSTTLNFEDFVEYLQGHLLVKAQGEINCEKIHQLCWKIVVRKFLKSGNHTLSEDAVFKQFLVFNVLDIEETSKVNKEEIGIILEKFAHAMGRVWDPKPMEEFCEGEEMTFWEYIQCLEEKYLPGNNQSVIDEALEEVVDHVISEVIKHGYLVKKGHKMKSLKERWFVLKPTKLSYFTSNTCSERKGVITLNKSSAVESVPFKGKYKFTVKCGETEIVYELEAKDQKSRLEWIASIQAAIETSDGPSPQKKERLQRRLKRNQKKQQHLEAEEKKKEQETLLLEQKEELARLQELYKQAEMQKAADAALLQEEISKREELEELQAQLQQLLETERRAKEEEEQARSIQEKLLEEERRRTEEMERLRQEQEKRLQDEMKMREDLEEQHKQKEKMLEEERKLFKKLEEERLAAEQAMKEVQDKLAAAEEASKRAADEAKKKARELKTAVGLARTVGPRVPAWITHRGLGAFCTSDFEVRPPEKKSQQNSAGEVREASSEKIDGVENRADGNQGTSEEENVAEEVKAESELENGENETKAEESQKTIEEVATVEELKAAECLDGVENED, encoded by the exons TTCAATTTACGATGCGCAACATCTCACCGACTTTAAGCATCCATCGACCACACTCAACTTTGAAGATTTTGTGGAGTATCTTCAAGGTCATCTGCTTGTGAAAG CTCAAGGAGAAATAAATTGTGAAAAAATTCATCAACTCTGCTGGAAAATTGTTGTGCGAAAATTTCTTAAATCTGGGAATCATACGTTATCTGAAGATGCTGTCTTCAAacagtttcttgttttcaatgtCTTGGATATTGAAGAAACATCAAAAGTCAACAAGGAAGAAATTGGCATCATTCTGGAGAAGTTTGCTCATGCAATGGGAAGAGTCTGGGATCCAAAGCCAATGGAAGAGTTTTGTGAAGGAGAAGAGATGACCTTCTGGGAATACATTCAGTGCTTGGAAGAAAAGTATTTACCTGGAAATAATCAAAG TGTCATAGATGAAGCACTAGAAGAAGTTGTTGACCATGTGATCAGTGAAGTTATAAAGCATGGATACCTGGTCAAGAAAGGCCATAAAATGAAGTCACTGAAAGAAAGATGGTTTGTGTTAAAGCCCACAAAACTCTCCTACTTTACAAGTAACACATGTTCAGAGAGAAAGGGTGTGATTACTCTCAACAAGTCAAGTGCTGTGGAGAGTGTTCCATTCAAGGGAAAGTACAAATTTACTGTGAAGTGTGGTGAAACAGAGATAGTTTACGAACTAGAAGCTAAGGATCAGAAGTCCAGACTGGAGTGGATTGCAAGTATACAAGCAGCTATAG AAACGTCAGATGGGCCATCACCACAGAAAAAGGAACGACTTCAGCGCCGACTAAAGAGAAACCAAAAAAAGCAGCAACACCTGGAAGccgaagagaaaaagaaagaacaagaaaCCCTCTTACTTGAACAAAAAGAG GAACTTGCAAGACTTCAGGAGCTTTATAAACAAGCAGAAATGCAGAAAGCAGCGGATGCAGCTCTCTTGCAAGAGGAAATAAGTAAAAGAGAGGAATTGGAGGAACTACAAGCCCAACTACAGCAGCTACTGGAGACTGAAAGGCGAgcaaaggaagaagaagaacaagctCGCTCCATTCAAGAAAAACTgctggaagaggaaagaagaagaACGGAGGAAATGGAGAGGCTACGGCAAGAGCAAGAGAAGAGACTGCAGGATGAAATGAAGATGAGAGAAGACTTAGAGGAGCAGCATAAACAGAAGGAAAAGATGCTGGAGGAA GAGCGGAAACTCTTCAAAAAGCTCGAAGAGGAAAGGCTTGCGGCTGAGCAGGCAATGAAAGAAGTTCAGGACAAGCTCGCTGCGGCTGAAGAAGCTTCCAAAAGGGCCGCCGATGAGGCGAAGAAGAAAGCAAGAGAGCTTAAGACTGCTGTGGGACTGGCGCGAACTGTTGGGCCGAGAGTACCAGCATGGATCACGCACAGGGGACTGGGTGCCTTCTGCACAAGCGACTTTGAGGTGAGACCTCCTGAGAAAAAATCTCAACAGAACAGTGCGGGGGAAGTACGAGAGGCGAGCAGCGAAAAAATCGATGGTGTTGAGAACAGAGCTGATGGAAATCAAGGAACGAGTGAAGAAGAAAATGTGGCAGAGGAAGTAAAGGCCGAGAGCGAGTTAGAAAACGGAGAAAACGAAACGAAGGCTGAGGAAAGCCAAAAGACGATTGAAGAAGTAGCAACTGTTGAAGAACTGAAGGCTGCGGAATGTTTAGATGGGGTGGAAAACGAAGACTGA